Genomic segment of Truepera radiovictrix DSM 17093:
TGAGCGCGCTTAGCGCGCGGGAGCCCGCGTACGTCACGACGAAGAGGGCGGGGCGGCGCGCGCGCTGGGTGAGGCCGAGCGCTTTGACGTGCGGCGGCAGCGGGGCGTGGGCGATCAGCGCCGCTAGGTCGGCTCGAGCGGGGTGCTCTCGGCCCCGGCTCACCGCGCGTAGGCGAGGAGCCGCCCCCCCCGTTCCCGCGCGACGACCCGAACGCGCTCACCGGCGACCGTCACCCACTGCGGGATGGGGCGGTCGAACTCGGGGGGGACGTAGAGCACGATGCAGCTGTGGCGCGCGTCCTCCGGATCGCGGCCGACGCCGACGACGACCTCCGCGGCGCGGTCGCCGGCGAGCTCGGTGAGCAGGTCGCGTTCTTGCAGGTGTTTAGCGAGGCGCGCGCTGCGCATCGTGGAAGCTCCTCCCGTCATCTCAGCTCCGCCCCTGCGGGCGCCGGTGACGCCGTCTGGTGTGGTGCTGGCAGCGGCCTGACCTGATTGTAGCAAGTGTAGCAGCGGCCGCGTGGCGCGTGCGCTGCAGCGCCCCGGAGGGTCGTTCGGTGTGGCTTTAACGCGCAGCCTCCGTTGACGGCGCTTTGTCCTCGCCCCCGTGTTCCGTCGCCTGGTGCGTTCCGCGCTGCCCTTTACAAAGGGGTCATATACTACCAGGCATGACCACCTTCGCTTCTTGGCCTAGCCGCTACGCGCGCCCCGCCCTCATCGTCGCGGGCGCCGCCCTCGTGCTGCTCTTTTTGTACCGGTCGCGCGGCGCCTGGCTGCTGTTCTTCCTCGCCTACGGCATCGCTTACTTGCTGAACGCGGTCGTCGGCGCGCTCGAGCGCCGCCGCGTCCCCCGTTGGGGGGGGATGGTGTTGGCGCTGCTGCTGCTGCTTGTGCTCTTTACCGCAGCGTCATTTGTCGTCGCGGGGTTTATCCAGCAGATGTCGGAGTTCGTCGCCCGCGTCCCCGACCTCGGCGCGCAGCTGAGCGCCTGGTACGCCGCGCTCAACGAGCTGCAGCGCTTCGTCCCCCCGCCGCTGTCGGCCTTTGCCGAGGGGCTGGGCCGCGGCGCCCAGTCGGGGGCCCTCGAGTCGGCCCTGAGCGCCCTCGGTGAGAGCGCCGTACGCCTCAGCACGGGCGCCTTTTTCGCCCTCACCGGCCTTGTCGGCGGGGTGGTGCAGGCGGTGGTGCTGCTCTTTTTGACCGCCTTTTTGCTCCTCGACTTTGACGGTTTCAACCGCGCGCTGCTGCGCGCGGTCCCCGAACGCTACCGCGCGCAGGTGCTCGAGCTCGCCGCCAAGGCCGACAGGAGCGTGGGCGGCTACTTCCAGGGGCGGCTCGTGGTGTCTTTTATCGTGGCGCTCTGCATCTGGGCGGGGATGGTGCTGCTAGGGGTGCCGCTCGCGTTGGGGATCGCCTTTTTGGCGGGTGTGTTTAACCTGGTCCCCTTTTTGGGGCCGATCATCGCCTTTATCCCGGCGGGGCTGCTGGCGCTGACCCTCGGCTGGGTGCACCTGCTCGCGACCGCGCTCATCTTTACGGCGGCCAACTTTTTAGACGGCAACGTGCTGAGTCCGGTTATCCTCTCGCGCACCGTGCAGGTGCACCCGCTCGTGGTGCTGCTTTCGGTGGTGGTGGGTGCGAGCGCGTTCGGCGTGCTCGGCGTGGTGCTCGGCGTCCCCGTGGCCGCGTTTTTAAAGCTGCTCTACGAGGACTACTACCTGACGAGCCGCTGGTACAGGCTGCCGGCGTCTCAGACGGGCCGCTCGGAGCGCCAACCGCCGCGCCGCACCGCGCCGTGACCGAGGGCGCGCTCGTGCTCGAGCGCCCGCGCTAGCGCCCGCGTATTGAGCCGCTCCCCCCACAAGATGACGCCGACCGTCCGCACCAAGATCTCGAAGTCGAGCGCGAGCGACCAGTTGTCGACGTACCAGACGTCGAGCGCGATGCGCTCCTCCCAGGGGAGGTAGATGCCCCCCGAGACCTGCGCCCAGCCGGTGACGCCGGGTTTGAGGCTCAAGCGCCGCGCCTCGAAGTCGTCGTACTCGGCGACCTGCTCCAAGAGGGTGGGGCGCGGCCCCACGAGGCTCAGCTCACCCGTAAGCACGTTGAGAAGCTGCGGCAACTCGTCGATCTTTAAGCGGCGGATCACGCGCCCGACCCGCGTGACGAGCGGGTGTTCACCCGTCACGGCGCCCATGGTGGCGACGGGGAGGTCGTTGACGCGCATGCTGCGGAACTTCAGGATGGAGAACGTCTTGCCCCCCTGACCCGCGCGGACCTGCCGGAAAAAGATCGGGCGGCCGTCCTCGAGCACGATCAGCAGCGCCGTTATGAGCAGCAGCGGCGAGAGGATCAGCAGCGTGGCGAGCGCGACCGTGACGTCTAGAAGGCGTTTGACCGCGAGCGACAGGGGGCGCAGGGAGGGGGTAGAGGGTAGGGAACGGGTCATGCTGCCTCACCCTATCATCTTTGTCGGGGTCGCCGCTGTGCGGTTTTGGAGCGGCTGCCGGTTCGCCGCTAGCGTGACGCCCACTCACCCGTGACGGGCTGCTGGTTTTCGTCTTCGCCCAACGGCTGTCCTGGCGTCCAGCGAGCGCCCGTGGCTGGTGGCTTTGCGCTCCACGGGCCGCGGGCCCCGCTCAGTTGACCCGCAGCGGGTCGTGCCGGGCGCGGTGCTCGCGCGCCACGAGATACGCCCCCAACCCGAGGGGGCCAAAAAAAAGCGTGACGAAGAGAAACGCGCGCGGGTTGAGGCCCCAGTACTTGGCGTCGCGAAAGATCCACACGCCGGCGAACAGGTCGAGCGTCACGAGGTGCGCCCACACCGCCAAAAAGGGCCAGGGCAGGGTAAAGGTCGTGCGGAGCCCGCCAAACGACAGGTCGAGCGAGGCGCCCCCTAGGAGCGCGGCGAGCAGCAGCAGCGTGTACAGCGCGGCCAGAGCGATAAAGGGCCAGGCCGCGCGGACGAGGCGTTCGGTAAAGCGCGACCTGGGGAAGAGCAGCATCCCGAGCCACACGGGCAAGGGCAGCAGGGTGGTGAGGTTGAAGAGAAACTCGGCCATACCTCACCATACCGTGCCCATACCGTGCGGCGTTTGCCCGAGAGCTAGCGCGGCCGTGGCCCCCACGCGCGGACAGTGGCGCGCCGGCACCGCTCGAGGCGCGCCTCGAGCGGTGCCTAGGGAGCTAGCGGGGTGAGCCCCGCGTGGGGTTACCAGGTGCCTTTGAAGAGGAGGCGGTTGGGCGAACCCGTGCCGATGCTCGAGAGCACGCCCGTGGTGGCGTTGCGGATGAGTTGGTCGGCGACGGTGCTCGGCGAGGCGCTGCGGTTGTTTTGCAGGTAGAGCGCCGCGGCGCCCGCGACGTGGGGGCTCGCCATCGAGGTGCCGCTAATCGTGTTGAGCGCGCCCGTGCCGGTGTGCCAAGCGGCGGTGATGTCCTGCCCGGGGGCGAAGAGGTTGACGCACGAACCGAAGTTCGAGAAGGAGGCGCGGCTGTCGCTGCGCGTCGAGGCGCCGACGGTGAGCGCGGCGCTGACGCGCGCCGGGGAGGTGTTGCAGGCGTTGCGGTTTTCGTTGCCCGCGGCCACGACGTAGGTGACGCCGGCGCGGATGGAGGCGCTCACCGCGTCGTCGAGCGCCCTCGAGGCGGCGCCGCCGAGGCTCATGTTGGCGACCGCAGGTTTGCGGTGGTTGTAGGTGACCCAGTCGACACCGGCGATGACGCCCGAGTTGGCGCCGCTCCCGGCGCAGTCGAGCACCCGCACGGCGAAGAGCCTGACCCCTTTAGCTACCCCGTAGGTGCTGCCGCCGACGGTGCCGGCGACGTGCGTGCCGTGGCCGTTGCAGTCGCTCGAGCCGCGCCCGTCGCTGATCGCCGTGACCCCACCGACGACGCGCCCGCCGAACTCCTGGTGGTCGGCGCGGATACCGGTGTCGATGACGTAGACGGTGACGTCGGGAGCGGTGGTGTTGTAGGTGTAGCGCCCGTCGAGGGGGAGGGTGCGTTGGTCGATGCGGTCGAGCCCCCAGGTAGCGTTCGTTTGGGTCGCGCTCAAGCTCACCACCTGGTCCTGCTCGACGTACGCCACCCGCGGGTCGCTCTGGAGGCGCCTGAGCGCAGCCTCATCGACGTTTTCGGCGACGAAGCCGTTAATAACGCGCAGCGGGAGGGTCATCTGCACCCCCAAGTCGGCGGCCACGCGGCTGACGGAGAGCGCGAAGTCCTCGGCGCCCTGAGCCTGCGCCGCGAGCCCCCGGTCCTCCGCGCTTAACGCGACGATGTACTGCCCTTCAATGGGGGTGCCCGCCTGCGGCGCCGTTTCGGGGAGGGCGGTGTCGACGCGGCCGCAGGCGGCGAGGAGAAGCAGGATGAAAGGGACCCAAAAACGCTTCATCGGCTACCTCTTGAGTCTGGTGTTCTCCCGACGCGGCGCGCGAGCCAAAAGCTCCTGGGGCGCGCTGGGTGCTGGCCCCCCGTGCGTCCAGTCGGCCCGGGTTCGAGAGACGTCCGCACCCTATCACGTGTGGCGGAGCTCAAAAATGAGAGTGATATGAAACAGCGCCATCGTGAAAGTGGCAGCTAAAGCGTCTGGAACGGTAAAAACCCACCTAAAGATAACTTAAAGAAGGAGCGGCGTTAAAAATTTTACTTCTCGCATTTTAAAGGGTTCAGAGCTCGAGCATCAGGGTGACGGGGCCGTCGTTGGTGAGGCTCACCTGCATGTCGGCGCCGAAAACCCCCGTCGCGACCTCGAGCCCCTGCCCTTTAAGCGCCGTGACGAAGTGACCGTAGAGCTTCTCCGCGCGCTCCGGCGGGGCGGCGTCCGTGTAGCTCGGGCGGTTGCCCCGCCGCGCGTCGGCGTAGAGGGTAAACTGGCTGATCACCAGAGCCGCCCCCCCGACGTCGCGGACGCTCCGGTTCATCTTGCCCGCTTCGTCGCCGAAGATGCGGAGCTTGGCGACCTTTGCCGCGAGCGCCTCCGCCCGCGCCGCGTCGTCGCCACTGCCTACCCCGAGCAGGACGAGCAGCCCCGCACCGATGGCGCCGACGACCTTCCCGCCCACCTCGACGCGGGCGCAGCTGACGCGTTGCACAAGCGACCGCATCAGCTTGGCGCGTCGGGCCTCTCGGGAGGCGTCCCGGGGGCGCTGAGCCGCGCCTGCAGGGTGCTGATCGCGTGGTGCAGGGCGCTCTGCTCGGTGTCGTCTAAGTTGCCGCGGGTCTTGTCCTGGAGCATGAGCAGCAGTCCCAAGCTCCGCTCGCCGGTGCGCCGCGCGAGCAGGCCGTCGCGGCTCAGGTGCCGCGCCATGGGGCTATGCTCTTCGCCGAGGGCCGCTTCGGCAGAGCTTAAAAGCGAGTGCACCAGGCCGATAAACCGCGGGTCGGCCACTAGAAGAGCCCCTCTTGGCGCGCCGTGTCGACGACGAACACGGCGGGTTTCGGTCCGAGCTCGTCGATCGCCGCTTTGAGCGCCCGGATGTCTTGCCACATGAGCCACTTCGGGGAGCCGCGTTCGCGGCTCGGGTTGCGCAGCAAGTAGGCGGGGTGGAACATCGGAAACACCCGCACGCCGTGCCACGAAAACCACCTGCCGCGGGTTTTGGTGATGCCCTCTTTTGTCCCCGCAAAGTACTGCGTCGGAAAGTTGCCCAACGTCGCGATGATCTGCGGGCGGATCAGCCGCAGCTGCTCTAGGAGCAAAGGGGCGCTCGCCTCGATCTCCTCGGGTTTGGGGTTGCGGTTGCCGGGCGGGCGGTACTTGAGGATGTTGGTGATGTAGACGTCTTCGCGTTCGATGTGGGCGCTTTCAAGGATGCGGTCGAGGAGCTGACCGGCCCGCCCGACGAAGGGGCGGCCCAGGAGGTCTTCGTCCTCGCCCGGCGCCTCACCGACGATCACCACGTCGGCGTCGGGGTTGCCCTCACCGAAGACGAGGTTGTCCGAGAGCTCCGCGAGCGCTGCGGGTTTCGGGGTGTTCCGGGCCTGCTGCTCGAGGTCTGAAAGCGTCATGGGGCCTAGTGTACCGCGCCAGGGCGCCCGCACGAGCATCTGGCCGGGTACGCAGCGGCCGTCGCGGGCCGTGTCGGGTACGCATCTTTCGGCGACGGGCCCGCGGCTCCCACTGTCCACGCACCCCGCGCGTAAGACGCCGAGCGGCTCAGCGTGACGCGCTCGGTAAGGGGTCTACTTGGCTGCGGCTTGGGCGAGCTTGGGGCGCTGGCTGCGGACCTCGCGGCGGACTTTGGGCTCGAGGCCGATCATCAGGAAAAAGTTTTCGAGCGCGTTCTCCTGCCCCTTGATGTCGGCGTGCTCCCCGTCGGGGGTGCCGCTCACGAAGGGGAGCGCTTTGTAGGCCTCGAGCGCAGCGTGCACGACGGCGCTGGGGCTCTGCGTTTCGGCGATCTCGGTGAGCTGCGCGTAGACGCTGCGCCGCGCTTCGGCGTGCGAGCGAAACGCTTCGGGGTTGTCGGTCTCGGGCGCGCGCAGCACGTCCTGCTTGGCGATGCGGCGGTAGTGCTTGAGGCCTCTAATGATCTCGTCCGAGCTCAGAACCACCCTTACGTCCATCTGTCACTCTCCCTTTTCCCTTTCACGTGCTCTCAACGTATGTCGCCCTATCTATACCCTAATTTGGGGTTTTGGGGGGTCGACTCCTTTATATTCTCCCGCAGGTTCTAGGTGTTGAGTGCAGGCGTTTGGCGTGCGCGAGCCGGTTGCGTGGCTCCGGCGGGCCGTGGCGACGGTGGCGCTTGCACGAGACGGCTGTGAGCGGCGAAGGGGTGAGGCGACGCGGCGACCAGGCCACGCCCGAAAGGCTCGCTCCTCCCTTGGGCGCTGGTTGGTCGTCAAGGGCGCCCGTTGATGCAGCATTATAGGGGTGGGTGCAGGGGCTGTCAAAATGACCTGTGAGACGCCCGGGTCACGGCTAGCGGTGGGGTGCCAGCAGCGCCGCTCGGGGTTCGCTACGCCTCGAGCTTTTTGAGCGGTACGGGGGGGCGCTGCGCCCGCCCCTCGCGCAGCTCGCCGGGGTAGCGCGTGAGTTCGCCGATCGCCTCGGCTTCGGTGGAAAACCCGCAGCTGCGGCACTCGAGCTCGGAAAACCCCTCGGGGTAGCGGTAGGTCACGGTGTCGGTGCTCGCGCACTGCGGGCACCTTTCCCCCTCTTCAAACCCCTCCGCGCCAAAGTCCCACCCCTGCGGCCGATCGGTCATGGCAAAGCCTCCGGCGTCTAGTGTAGCGGACGCCGGAGGTAAGAGGGGACGCTGGGCGACGCCCCGGGGCTGCGCCCAGCGCGTCGCTACGCCTTGCCCACCGACTTAAAGAGCTCGAGGCGTTTGCGCACGACCTCTTTCATCTCGTCGCGGGCGGGCCCCAGGATCTTGCGCGGGTCGAACTCACCGGGCTTTTGCCGCAGCACCTCGCGCACGCGCGTCGTAAACGCGAGGCGCAAGTCGGTGTCGGTGTTGATCTTGGCGATACCCTGCTCGATGGCTTTTTGCACGTCCTCGTCGTGGATCCCAGAAGCGTACTGCAGTTCGCCGCCCGAGGCGCGAAAGCGTTCGACGAGGGCGTTCGGCACGCCGCTCGCGCCGTGCATCACGAGCGGGTTGGGGATGCGCGCGGCGATCTCTTGGATGCGTTGGTGGTCGATAAAAGGGCGCCCCTTGCCCTTGTTGGCGCCGTGCGAGGTGCCGATGGCGACGGCCAGGTAGTCCGCGCCGGTCGCCTGCATAAAGCGTTCGGCCTCGTCGGGTTTGGTGAGGATCGCCTCCTCTTCGGAGACCACGACGTGCTCTTCGATACCGCCCAGACGCCCGATCTCCGCCTCCACCGTGACGCCCACGGCGTGCGCGGCCTCCACCACGCGCTTCGTCTCGCGCGTGTTGGTCGCCTCGTCCTCGTGCGATTTGTCGATCATCACCGAGGAGAAGCCCCATTCGATACACTGCATGCACGACTCATATGACGAGCCGTGGTCGAGGTGCACGGCGACCGGTACCGTCGCCCGCTTGGCCTCGTGGATGACCATGTCGACGAGCTGACGTTTGCCGTACTTGATGGCCCCTTCGGAGAGCGCCAAGAGCACGGGGCTGCGGGTCTCCTCAGCTGCCTCGAGGATGGCCTGGGTGATCTCCATGTTGTTGGTGTTAAAGGCGCCGACGCCGTAGCCGCCCGCGCGGGCCGCCGCGAGGATCTCGAGTCCGGTAAGAAGTGGCATGGGGGGAGTATACCAAGTCGCTGAAGGCGGCTTTCGGCAGGGGGGGCGGTGTACCGGCTGTCGCGTCTGGGTGTGCGTGGGGGGCCCGGCGCCTTGTGGTAGGCTGAACCCATGGGGATGCTCGAGCTCGGCCGCACGCGGTCACAAAAACGCAAGGTCAGCGTCCTCTTGACCGCTCTTCACCTGCTGGCGCTGGGGGCCCTCGTCGCCCTCTTCTGGCTTGCCGGCGGCCCCCCAGCGACGCCCCTGGGCGGAGCGCTGCTGGTCGTCGCGACGACGCTCTGGCTGCTGAGCTTTGTCCTGCTCTGCGTCAACGTCGCCTATTACGTCTTCGCTTACGTCATCCACCCCCCTAGAGGTCGAGAAACGC
This window contains:
- a CDS encoding AI-2E family transporter — its product is MTTFASWPSRYARPALIVAGAALVLLFLYRSRGAWLLFFLAYGIAYLLNAVVGALERRRVPRWGGMVLALLLLLVLFTAASFVVAGFIQQMSEFVARVPDLGAQLSAWYAALNELQRFVPPPLSAFAEGLGRGAQSGALESALSALGESAVRLSTGAFFALTGLVGGVVQAVVLLFLTAFLLLDFDGFNRALLRAVPERYRAQVLELAAKADRSVGGYFQGRLVVSFIVALCIWAGMVLLGVPLALGIAFLAGVFNLVPFLGPIIAFIPAGLLALTLGWVHLLATALIFTAANFLDGNVLSPVILSRTVQVHPLVVLLSVVVGASAFGVLGVVLGVPVAAFLKLLYEDYYLTSRWYRLPASQTGRSERQPPRRTAP
- a CDS encoding sugar transferase, which translates into the protein MTRSLPSTPSLRPLSLAVKRLLDVTVALATLLILSPLLLITALLIVLEDGRPIFFRQVRAGQGGKTFSILKFRSMRVNDLPVATMGAVTGEHPLVTRVGRVIRRLKIDELPQLLNVLTGELSLVGPRPTLLEQVAEYDDFEARRLSLKPGVTGWAQVSGGIYLPWEERIALDVWYVDNWSLALDFEILVRTVGVILWGERLNTRALARALEHERALGHGAVRRGGWRSERPV
- a CDS encoding ABA4-like family protein, with the translated sequence MAEFLFNLTTLLPLPVWLGMLLFPRSRFTERLVRAAWPFIALAALYTLLLLAALLGGASLDLSFGGLRTTFTLPWPFLAVWAHLVTLDLFAGVWIFRDAKYWGLNPRAFLFVTLFFGPLGLGAYLVAREHRARHDPLRVN
- a CDS encoding S8 family peptidase, whose translation is MKRFWVPFILLLLAACGRVDTALPETAPQAGTPIEGQYIVALSAEDRGLAAQAQGAEDFALSVSRVAADLGVQMTLPLRVINGFVAENVDEAALRRLQSDPRVAYVEQDQVVSLSATQTNATWGLDRIDQRTLPLDGRYTYNTTAPDVTVYVIDTGIRADHQEFGGRVVGGVTAISDGRGSSDCNGHGTHVAGTVGGSTYGVAKGVRLFAVRVLDCAGSGANSGVIAGVDWVTYNHRKPAVANMSLGGAASRALDDAVSASIRAGVTYVVAAGNENRNACNTSPARVSAALTVGASTRSDSRASFSNFGSCVNLFAPGQDITAAWHTGTGALNTISGTSMASPHVAGAAALYLQNNRSASPSTVADQLIRNATTGVLSSIGTGSPNRLLFKGTW
- the dtd gene encoding D-aminoacyl-tRNA deacylase yields the protein MRSLVQRVSCARVEVGGKVVGAIGAGLLVLLGVGSGDDAARAEALAAKVAKLRIFGDEAGKMNRSVRDVGGAALVISQFTLYADARRGNRPSYTDAAPPERAEKLYGHFVTALKGQGLEVATGVFGADMQVSLTNDGPVTLMLEL
- a CDS encoding DUF1844 domain-containing protein, translating into MADPRFIGLVHSLLSSAEAALGEEHSPMARHLSRDGLLARRTGERSLGLLLMLQDKTRGNLDDTEQSALHHAISTLQARLSAPGTPPERPDAPS
- a CDS encoding uracil-DNA glycosylase, whose amino-acid sequence is MTLSDLEQQARNTPKPAALAELSDNLVFGEGNPDADVVIVGEAPGEDEDLLGRPFVGRAGQLLDRILESAHIEREDVYITNILKYRPPGNRNPKPEEIEASAPLLLEQLRLIRPQIIATLGNFPTQYFAGTKEGITKTRGRWFSWHGVRVFPMFHPAYLLRNPSRERGSPKWLMWQDIRALKAAIDELGPKPAVFVVDTARQEGLF
- the fba gene encoding class II fructose-1,6-bisphosphate aldolase; this encodes MPLLTGLEILAAARAGGYGVGAFNTNNMEITQAILEAAEETRSPVLLALSEGAIKYGKRQLVDMVIHEAKRATVPVAVHLDHGSSYESCMQCIEWGFSSVMIDKSHEDEATNTRETKRVVEAAHAVGVTVEAEIGRLGGIEEHVVVSEEEAILTKPDEAERFMQATGADYLAVAIGTSHGANKGKGRPFIDHQRIQEIAARIPNPLVMHGASGVPNALVERFRASGGELQYASGIHDEDVQKAIEQGIAKINTDTDLRLAFTTRVREVLRQKPGEFDPRKILGPARDEMKEVVRKRLELFKSVGKA